One genomic window of Desulfobulbaceae bacterium includes the following:
- a CDS encoding DUF4338 domain-containing protein, producing MNKYCGREFTYHDLGQIRSLIKNNPEFNRTRLSTEVCKTLQWLKPDGNLKDMSCRVAMLRMQEDGLIQLPPSTRVKQPVRNIKFTSFTDPQNPILSSVDLLPQLRFQKVTRANSVLWNEYIERYHYLGYTPLPGAQLRYFVYAGEQLVALTGFGAAAWQTAPRDIFIGWNHEQRKKNLHLITNNARFLILPWVQSKNLASKILSLTTRQLPDDWEDRYNIRPVLLETFVENKRFIGTCYKAANWQLCGKTKGRGKLGPAGKVSVPIKDVWVYPLEKKFRSILTA from the coding sequence ATGAACAAATATTGCGGTAGAGAATTCACATATCATGACCTTGGCCAGATTCGCTCCCTCATAAAAAATAATCCTGAATTCAATAGAACGCGGCTATCCACAGAAGTATGCAAGACACTTCAATGGCTGAAACCTGACGGGAACCTCAAGGATATGTCATGTCGTGTTGCCATGCTGCGCATGCAGGAAGATGGACTAATCCAGTTGCCACCTTCAACCCGTGTCAAGCAACCAGTTCGAAATATTAAATTCACCTCATTCACAGATCCGCAGAATCCTATCTTGAGTTCCGTTGACCTGTTACCTCAATTGCGTTTCCAAAAGGTCACGAGAGCCAATTCTGTACTATGGAATGAGTATATTGAGAGATATCATTATCTTGGGTATACTCCTCTGCCAGGAGCACAATTGCGCTATTTTGTCTATGCGGGTGAGCAGCTTGTTGCCCTGACAGGTTTTGGTGCAGCTGCGTGGCAAACGGCGCCAAGAGACATCTTCATTGGCTGGAATCATGAACAGAGGAAAAAGAATTTGCATTTGATCACCAATAATGCCCGTTTTTTGATTTTGCCTTGGGTACAATCAAAAAATCTTGCATCAAAAATTCTGTCGCTAACGACTCGACAACTTCCAGACGATTGGGAAGACAGATATAACATCCGGCCGGTATTACTGGAGACATTCGTCGAAAATAAGAGATTTATTGGTACCTGCTATAAGGCTGCTAATTGGCAATTATGCGGAAAAACTAAAGGTCGAGGAAAACTTGGACCAGCAGGAAAAGTGAGTGTTCCCATTAAAGATGTTTGGGTGTATCCTCTGGAAAAGAAGTTCCGGAGTATCTTGACGGCGTAA